The Gossypium hirsutum isolate 1008001.06 chromosome A13, Gossypium_hirsutum_v2.1, whole genome shotgun sequence nucleotide sequence GCGGATAAGGACACCGGCTGGACCACTGGGGAGATAGATGAATCCAAAGACAGCACCTTACGGCATGTCTCTACAGACTAACAGTACGCGTTTACATTGAATGTTTCCAATAAAAAGCATTTCCACATGCTCAATGCCCTCCCAATTTGTACCCCGAAAAACAACAAAACAACTCGTCTTTGTTTTGCATACCGTTATATTCCGTAAAATATGCGAATCAACGGTGGATCAATTTGCCCCCAAATATATTATCTGTAattagggacgaaattagaaaattcttttaagggttaaaattaaattataatttttacgacagtaaaagtataattttattattctagtggtctatatttttataaatttttaatgattaaatcaaaattttattatttttaggaggttaaagtgtaattttacttttattattttaaaattttaaaaattttaaataccctaaataaaaaaatccattttaAGGGACTGAGGCCTTGCCAGCCCCCTAATTACGCCCCTAGGTGTAATATCATgtcaaatttgttatttttacatattaatcATGAAACACCAGTTAATAGATTTAATCATTGTCGATTGTATTAATACTGAAAtttcgaaattcaaaaaatataacaattaaggATAATGCTGATGGAAAACATGGATTAAATCTATATATTTATGCATAATACAAGATTAATAGCAGAATTTAGTTTAACGGATTTAATTGTTACTATTTGGTCacgactaaaattgaccaattcaaaaaATGCATGTattgaaattgattaaattaaagtatatatactaaatacacaacttacataaagCATAAGGTATTTAtgtgttttaataattttatatattttttaaagtaaatattttaagaaaaaactataaaaatatttaaattaaaggtatcatgaagtaaatattttaaattaaaggtatttaatgtcttttaagaaaaaaatataaaaatagataaattaattataatattttttgtaaattataaactaatattatttttagatatttctTTGGGACAAATTGTATGTTACTTAATTATATCTTTGTCACAATATATCCCACGTTGTTGTGATCATCCGGGGCCCACTATCCTAGGCCAAAATGACCGGAACAttcggtaaaatatataaaaaagtacaTAACGACTCACCTCCACGTGTCTATCTTATCCGTTAACCCACCTTCTCCTCACACTTTACCCTTTATTGCATCAGTACGACCTCTATAAATTCCTCGACCTCCATTCCCACTGTTTTCCAGAAATTTCCCAAATTCCAGAAACCCTAATTTCCTCTCTATAATCCCTTTAAATCAAGCGTTTTCAATGGCTACTAATCTTCTCACTTTTCGTCCCGCCGGAATTTACGCCAGTGCTATTCCCGGTCATACAAAACAGGATCCGAACCGCCGGAAGAGTAATCCGTTGCCTTCTTCCACGAACTGGTGGGGACCGCTGTTTGGAATGTCATCAGAGCCCGACTATTTCGACTCCGATAACAAAACCGATTTCAAAGAGAAAAGAGAAGTCGAACCGGGAACGGATACGGCACCAAAGTCGATTAGATCGAAGTTTTCTCCGGGAAGCTTCACGGAGGAGAAGGCAAGGCAGCTCCGTATGATGACTACGAACACGTCATCGTTTCATGACGCTATGTACCATTCAGCTATCGCTTCTAGACTCGCCTCCGATTTCAAGGATCGTTCCGATCTATGAATTGCCGGTGATGGGGTACTATATTTGAATCTTTCAATCTTTTTTCAACAGTTAGAAAATATAATATTGTTAATGTCAATGTAAGATAGTGATGTCCAAAAAAAATGTAATATCAAACGTtgatgtatataaaataatttttcaaatatttattttattagcaCTTGAAAGTTGATTATAACTTTATATTGAACAAAAGAAAGATCACGAGGATGTGCCCTGTTATCTTGTTTCTATCCGGCCGTTGATTGACTAGTTTTAagcttaaattgattatttaaacctTTAAGGAATATACTGGAATTCTCCAAGTTGACGAATATACTGCATCAGAAATTCTTGAAAGAGGAATGTGCTTAATTGAGATTATATTGATTTGCTGATCAAGTGATGTAGTAtctgtattatatatttttaaatattgttatattTACTTTGTATCAAATAATTGTTGTTCGTACAGGATTATCATGCGCtaatttatgttatgagatattggTAAGATTTTTCTAGGATTTTGAGTTTGAGTCAATCTTAATAATCTTATTAGGATAGAATTATTCTGTATGGATAAATTCAAGTCATGTCATTGATTCTTTATCCGtttctaaggtttttttttttttttttcaaatttggcaTTCTTTTTAAGACTATTATGTATTTGAATTTGGGAGTAGattagattgaaaaaaaaatcataaaattatcatGTATTTGTGTATTTTATCATGTTACAGtcatattaaataaattgaatagaaaattcaacttttttaaagatagtcaaatttaattaatttaattaaataaattattaaaaaattaaaaattcgaaCTTAACCTAATCTCGAATTAATCAGCTCAATGTCTTTTGTTTGGATCTATATCTTAACTAATTTCTGGTccgacaaaattaaaataattaggagaaCTTTACGTCGTCAGCCTAATTATTCAcctcttttaaattattgttgGATCTTCACAGACTGAAAGAGAATGATTACATCAATAGAATCTAAATCTGGAACATTGAGATACTAGCTTGCTCTTTAAtatattcatatcatatttatgttttttagaccatattttaattatttttatatttgaaataaaaagtgAAAGGATTTAGGGTAAAAATATAACTTCAAAAAAAAGAGTTTGAGTAAAAGAATAAGACTTGTTTAAAAAATAAGTCAAGGTTTGGGCAAGGCTTTTTTGGCCCCTAGCACAACTTGGCTTGGTCTGGCCtgatttcacaaaaattaaaaaagaatgtttttttattgttctgttggtattttattatttttttctctttattttgttaacatttcactatgttgctactattttattgttattatttggatattgtataattcttattttattgtcaattttgttattatattagaagtatttgcttgttaagttatacatatcttagtgttatttaaatatatttttaaatttattttcaatttgttaagaaatatttatttttaatttttgtaatatattatatattttctaaatataagTAAGCTAGGCATGGGTTTCAACATTTTTATCTAAATCgtgtttgggcaaaattttaagtttatttttttagattaggTTAGGCATGAGCCTAACAATTGGACTTAAGATTTTGGTTGGATCCATCTCGGTCCGGCCCGTAGTCATCTCTAATTGTATGTATATTCGTAGGTATAATAGTATTAGGAAGATAGTTACTAAATTAAAAACGTGATGATAAAGAAAGCAAAAGCAGACGCTAAGGGAAGTGAAGTGAAAACTGTGGCCCAAGACCACCGCAGGCAGCCACTTCTGTTTCCTATGTCCTGTTAAATCCAAGCAACCGACAACTTAAAAATCATATGCATAAATTcaaagttatttatttaaattctaagaTACAAATGGAGTGCAagtattatttgaaagtttttactTAAGTTATTAGATTgttaagattattattattttgttattttttttatatcatttgtattaattgaaagtttttttttattttttttataatttaggttttttcaataaaacaattttaaattgttacgaatttacgaatcaaattttaaataaattttttctctAATCATCAACACTGACCGTCAAATCGACTTAAATCTAAGGTATGTACTTTTACTCGTCGATGAGTATTGATCTATTATATCGATTATCGTATTGTCACTTGAAGCTTGTTagtcaaatttatttaaaaataaaacttaacaacgtagtgacttaaataaaatatttcgaatagtttagtgatttgaataaaaacttttgaataatttaatgataattttataaattttctaattaaatgattaaaatataaatttattaataatttagtgattaaatatattttatacattttaattcgATTGGTACGAGACATGGAGATATGCAATCAATGAAGAAGGCCAATGAGTGGGCAAAGGAAAGATGAGGACATGTGTTTTACTTTAGTTGGCACAAAAGTGGGGATTGTATTATGCACCAAATAAATAAGATAATgctaatattaaataaaaactaacatatttgttaactttttaaaaaaataatatgatttgGCATACAAATCAAAAATAGTATTGGGTTTAGCTTAGGGAATTCTTGGTTTGAGATGAAAGGTATTTATAGGTAGggtttaaatatgatattaacatattttatatttatataaatttggtctgatttgaaatatgaatttaaaattttattcaaatttatttatatttgtaagtAGTTAATTTAAGTCAATTTTAAGCTCGtccaaattctttttatttttttaaaattacatataagcatcttaacaattttttaaatatttttattatagtattatatattattatatatttagttttttatgtgtataaattatataatttataaaaaaatgatatataataaatatagaaaGCAAGTCGGACTGAATTATAAATTTGGGGCTTGAATATTCAAGCCAAAGCTTAATCCATATTTTAAATggacttatttttttttattgaagcTCATTTTTTAATCTAATCTTTTGtcttaaccatcacaaatttcaagCAAAAATTTAGACTTTAATAAGTAGCTTGAACATGAATAGATCTATTTGGAcaaaataaatcataattaaatctATCAAAAGGTCGGTGATTCAATAAACCTCCAAGTATAAAGCATAATTCATATGGCAAAGTAGTTTTTTATTTGgaaaatgaatgtatatatattttaaaaatatagtagATATGTAAGATCGTGATTCGAATTTTCAGGAATCAGATCAAAGTAAATCGAAGCAGATTTAACTCTAATTAAAGTTAAGAGATAATTCTATTACCAATTAGAAGACATCTCGATTTAGTAATATTTGGATATCATGAAAAATGTattataatttaatgtattataaaTTTTAGCAAAATCTTTTAAGTGTTGTAGGTTTATTAGCATATAAAAGCCTACCAATAGCACTAACAATGTAACCTAAACccttttgtgtgaacaatttcaaaGGAACATTTTTTAATCTAACCAAAATAGGAACTCTATTCATCTCCAAATTCAACAATGGTTGATGCCAAGAAATGACGACTCGACGTTTAacgtaaacaaaaaaaaaaggtgatgtAAAacgtttaattgattttttaaaattatttttaaataattttaaaaaattaattaaacaattataaaatacattaaaaatctattaaacttcttatatcaataatttttttaaagtacatTGGGGTGTAAATGAGATATCAGTGTTCGTAAGTTATTagagtttaatttttaaaaaaattctaatttgatttaataattatcGAGCTGAGCTCAAGCTTGAGCCATTGATTGAGTCAAATTCATGCTTAGTAATACTTGAATCAAATCGCTCGTGACCCTTATTGAGTTTTTcacaattttatattattaaattacattattactcttaatatatattattaactctAAGCTTAATTATTGAGTCGAGtttgaatataaaaattagtaAACGAACTAAATCGAACTCGATTATATCTCGAAACGAACTCAAATTTAATAATAGATATTCGATCAAGCTTAAACTAAGTATCAAACTCGAGCTTGacaatatttcaattcaattaaacTTGAATACACTCTTAAGCTAcatcacaatttttttttgctaTCAACTTAAGGCATTTTTGGATGAGCGTTTACTTTTAGTGTAGTGTgcttagttttctttttatttcacaCTATAATATTATTACGATATTTAATCTCACTGTCATTGTTGTTTGTAGTATTAAATTGTGGAAAAAAATATTGGAAGGCGTTAATTACTAATTTTAAGGgttgaattaattttaactttcagttaaaaactcaattattttataattttattttttaacatttaacattattttatattatctttgagaaaaaaaaatcctaaaaacgaCAAAATACAAACAAGAGAAATTAGAATAAGTGGGggacaaaaagaaaaaacaaaatttggCCTTTGGAGTTTGAAGACCAAAAGAAATAGAGATTTCTTGGTATCTTTAAAGTCTGTCATAGTGTCTTCAGTCTTCCCATCCGGTCGACGTCAtccttgaaaaaaaaaaaggtgaactgcctaaaaccctaaaaccccttTTCGTTTTTGATCTCTCATTTTCCCCAATTCCTTCATTTCTtagaatttttgtttaatttttttgcaGTTCAATCTACACTTCTTTGCAACCTATTGATCCTCGAAAACAGTTGACTTAAAGTTTCGTTATTGTTCCTTTTTTtggggttctttttttttttatgatttgccATCTTAGGTTTTTGAATGAATACCATTATTTGGTTAGAGTTGAAGTTCCAGTCTTATGAAGGGTTTTGAAAGATATGTAATTTGGATTAGctagaaaaaaaaaggggttttcTCTTTGATTATTTTGTTGTAATGTACCTGTTTTTATTGGCAAGTTTTGATTTTGAGTTTAGTTAAACAACTTGGGCAGGTGCCTAGTTGTTTAAATCATATGTATCATGTATCGATGTAGTGAAACTGAATTACAAAGTGGAACTGGCTTTTGATTTTCGAATATAAATCTGGGTCTCTGTTCTTTGCAGGATCGGTGTTGCCTTCTGCTCGTGCAATAGGCGGGTTTGATTAGTGCCGCTTTTCTGTGGATTACTATGAGCTTCACCGGTCCTTCGGTTGGCCCTGGTTAGTTTATCTGCTTCTTTCCCTCTTGCTATGGTGATAAATAATTTCTAATATGAGAGCTGACTAGCAAGCTTGCGTTAAATATTTCGATTGTTTTTATGGCAATTGAAATGTAACACTTATAACTTAATGTGACAAATTTTAGGTGGTAGAACTGCTAGAAGGGCACTTGAGTTTGGAAGAACCTATGTGGTCAGGCCAAAAGGTAGGCACCAAGCTACCATAGTTTGGCTACATGGTCTTGGTGATAATGGTTCGAGGTATGATAAACTTTTCATTGCTTTCTAAGTTTCTTGTTTGTAGTTACTGGTTCTCTTTTGGTTGAACAAGTTTTAGATTATTTTCTCTATAGCCTCATTTGTTTAACTTTTCTTCTCCAAGGAAAAGGAGACAATTGATAGTTCAGGTTCCTCATAACtcgttaatttttaattttttggatggagaaatattatgtatattatatgcATGTGGAGTTTATTTCTATTTGTTCCTTTCCCTTAACAGTTCAACAATCTTTCAAGGAAAATAGCAATTgcatgtgttttattattttccttttcatGATTTTGGTAATGGCAACTCCTTTCACTACTTCCACTTTCCCTACAAGCTATGTTTCTTGTGTGTTCCCTATCTTTGTGATCAATTGTTTCGGATATTAGACAAAAAATTGTTGATAGCTTTTCAAATATCTATTCATCCTTGTTTATATTTTTCATCTTGTTTGACAGCTGGTCCCAGCTCCTGGAGACGCTCCCTCTTCCAAATGTAAGGATGATTGACTGTAGCTGAAGATGTTTACGATAATATATTCTAATGATTAACCAATGGACTTAATTTTCTTGAATACATCATAATTTCCATGTTTGTGATGATCCATCCTATGGTGCACAGATTAAATGGATATGTCCAACTGCGCCTACTCAACCAATAAGCATATTTGGTGGCTTTCCATCAACTGCTTGTAAGTATATTCTTAAATTTATGTAAAGATGCAATCTCATATGATGGAAACTAAAtgcattaaatttattttcttaaacctTTTGATGATGTTTCGTTGAATGCTAATCAAATTGTTGAATTTTAATGTGAAATACATCAGGGTTCAATGTCGGCGAGCTTTCAGAAGATGCTCCTGATGATATAGAGGGTTTGGATGCTGTTGCAGCACATGTTGCAAACTTGCTGGCAGCGGAGCCTGCTGACAGTATGTTCTCTATTGCTtcttttttattaggttttattatgCTAAATTTCTTTCAGGGGCATTATTTTCCCATTTCTCTTCCAAATATTTAGCTACCAATGCATTATTTTTGTATAATAGTGAGAATGCATGGGATATAAAGTTTTACATCGTAAGCTGCCAATCTTTTGTGTTTatagtttttaagtttatttcCTGTCATTTTTGGCTACTAAATgtgaatttctttttctatttttggttaaGTAAGAATATGAGAAGCAGTGCTGGTTTTAAGAGTGGCAGAAAAGCTGCCTCTCGagtttgtaatggcctaaatAGCTGTTTTTAGTCTTCTCTTCTTATTTATGTTTCTATCTATCTTGACAATCATGGTTTCtttgataacttttttttttctgggtTAAACCATCATTCCTGTTAATGTATGTAAAGAGTGACTGAACTTTTGGGGTCAGTTTAAATGCATGTAATTTTCTGTTGCTTGATTAGTTTTGCTTAAAACCAATGCAATGTTGCATTTACCTTGCTTTTCAGTTTTATCAATGGAAGTTTGTTTACTGTCATTGTTTTTGACATTGTTCTAATAGTTGTTTTTTCTGGTTACAGTTAAACTTGGTGTTGGAGGCTTCAGTATGGGTGCAGCTACCTCACTATACTCTGCAACCTGTTTTGCTCATGGAAAATACGGAAATGGAAACACATATCCTGCCAATTTGAGCGCAGTTGTAGGACTTAGCGGATGGCTTCCGTGTTCAAAGTTAGTTTCTTATACGAGCTTGACACACTCTCTCTCTTACCACCGTTTTGTCtggtttattgttataatttgtgTTCTTTTCCAGGACTTTGAAAAGCAAAATAGAAGGAAACAATGAAGCTGCAGGACGTGCTGAGTCCTTGCCAATTTTGCTATGCCATGGAAAAGGTATCTAGTATTTACCTGCACTATGTAAATTATCATGGATTGGTTATTCTGTTTGGACATGGTGTCAGATTGTTGGCTTTATCTTATCCTCTGGTACGGAACTGGTTGCCATGACAATTAGCACCATTATTTCGATTAGCAAGTAGTAACTGGTATTAAAAGATAGTACTGAATACTAGTTGAGGAATTTGTCCAGCCAAATGTTTAGTGTCAATCTGAGTTTAGCTTTCCATAACTAGAAAAGAAAATACATGTTCTACATTGGACAAGTATTAAAGGGGACTAATAGAAATTACTGGCGTAACATTTAAAATTACTGCTTTTTCTTAGGGATCATCGATGAGTTCTAATGATTAGTGGTCGTAGCAATGTATTTCACATTTAATTAGCGATTGTTGTTTTCTAAATTGTGTACTTTTGATGTTATGTGAAGGCCTATTAGGTTTATTAGGCTTGTCTTGAAGTAATCAAGGAATAAGTCGTTGCGTATTTTACATTGAGAACAAATAACTGACTGAAAGGTGCCTTTGTGTCCTCAATAGACTAATAAACCTGACTGAAGTGAACATCTCTTTTGATGTCTACATATCAATAGACTAATAAACCCAACTGAAGTGAACATCTCTTTTGCTGTTTACATATCTGGGCATGAAAGATCATTTTCCCCCGACATTTAAGTAAATATCGTCGTTAGTGAAGCCTAAGCTCATGTTTGGTGTACTTGGTGGCTGCCATCGTTGTTACCAAATTCAGTTGTACTCATATTTTAAGTGTAGTTTCATGATTGTCATCAAGGTTACCGATTATATTCATTAGGAAAACGTTATTCATATATTACATGTTTGGTTGCAGGTGATGATGTGGTTCCATATAAATTTGGTGAGAAATCGTCTCGGGCATTGACTTCAAAGGGATTTAAGGACATGACTTTCAAATCCTACAATGGGTATGTATCTTTCATGAGTCTAACAAAACACTTCATATTTCCTATGTACCAATCATTGACTTGAACCGAATACTTTGTTTGACAATTTAGGCTTGGTCACTATACAATCCCAGAGGAGATGGAAGAGGTATGTGCTTGGTTAACTTCAAAACTGGGGCTCAACGGTCGATCCACATAACGAATGTAATGCGGAAATGTTTATGCATTACTTGAAGCAAAGTTGTTCTGGTTGTGGGTGTCATACATGGTATTGTGATAATTTTGCATACCTTGTTGTAGTTGATGTTTTCTTAATTGGTTCCGGTTCTTTGCTGGTAACTCCAATGGAACATGAGAACATGTACCGATCCGAATCGTCAACTTGCGgttttgaatattattattttgaatgcaatttggattgtaaattttatgttttgccATTAGGTTTCTAGTGTTTTAACTATTATCCGAATCAAGTATCAGGATTCTAATCGATTTTTGATTTTTCGGAttctaaccctaaaccctagttttttttttcttttgaagtttcatttaatcacaaaagatcataataaaaaaaaatttaacaaactaTATTTCAAATGCCAAATTCTTCAGCCTAGTTAAAAAAAGTTGgataaagaagaaaaaatgaagatgataaaaaattggggacaaatatgtgaaaatattaaacatacatttaaatgaaaaaaaaaacgcCCCCAAGAATATAAGTTCATTGATCTTTTTAAGGCATTTCGGTCTTGCTATCACTTGGGGCTGCTTTAACAAAATTTATATCTATACTTCTATCTTTTGGAGACAGCAAGGGATTCTCCTGTTCGGTTTCGGCGATTACGCTGGGGGTGGCAGTCGACAGAGTTTCGGTTCCTtctggaaaagaaaagagagcaaATACAACTATCAAAATACGAGCATTTCATTGCAGTTagtattttttgagtaaaaatcGGAAGCATACCAATTTGGTGGTATTCAGGCACCTTCTTCACTCTAGTTGCTTGAAGGCTTTCTGGGAGTAGGCAGCTGAATAAGGAACCTGTAGTTTTGACAAAGCATGAACTTAGTGATTTCCAATGGATGATGAAAAGCAGACAAAATGGTCGTTTAACAATGACAGTCGATACGtgcatacgtacatgcatatattgCATACATATAATGCATATATGAACGGTTGGAAGGATCGACAAACCTAGCCGAGCGAGTCGGTTCACCCATCTGGGGATGTGTTTGCCGGTTAGTTTATAAACAATGTCATCTGAAAAGTGGTTGCAGTTCTTGGAGATGAGGTGATAGGTATTTCCATGATAGTCTGAAGCCAAGTTCTCGATGAACGCTCTGAAATCGGAGGACGACATGTTTATTATTCCCAACGAGATCGAACATCGATAGGAAAAACCAGGGCAGCACTTCGGTTCCACTTCAAAAACGCCACTGATTGAAAAATCATGAGCCCCGAACCCGTACTCTTTACCATGAACTGTTGATACACATATTCAAACACAGATACTTTCAGTTTCCTAATTGAAAAAGAAGATCATAAACACATGAAGCAAATTTCATTTCGTATTTCCGAAAATGTTGAATCGAAACGAAACGAATGGCAATGATGCATTAGCAATTAATTTCTACTTCAAGCATTCATTTTCCTTGAGATTTGCTAGATTTCAATCCCTCCAAAACTAACCAGAAATGCCTAATTTAAAGAATACATACttctttcaccaaaaaaaaaaaaaaaaaaaaaaagaatacataCTTCATTAACATATAGAACCCTAAGTTAAAAAGATTTTCAACAATTAAAGTACAAATGCAtgccatcattttcttcataattcaaattatatttttctattttctcccTAAATAAAACGTCATTTTTAGACCCCGCCAAGTAAATATCAAATTTCAGCTACAAAAATGGGAGATGATCACGAAATCATTTACAAAGAAGTCAACCAACCCATAGCTATTTTCAATCATGGGAAACGAAATCCACCTTTTAGAACCAATAAATAGATGAAATAATCAAATACCCAAATCCCAAAAACATATGACACAACAAATTTTCCATCGCAGAAAAAATCCCAGAAAAATAAATTCAGAAATGGGCAGAAGGAAACCTT carries:
- the LOC107938813 gene encoding uncharacterized protein, producing the protein MATNLLTFRPAGIYASAIPGHTKQDPNRRKSNPLPSSTNWWGPLFGMSSEPDYFDSDNKTDFKEKREVEPGTDTAPKSIRSKFSPGSFTEEKARQLRMMTTNTSSFHDAMYHSAIASRLASDFKDRSDL
- the LOC107938811 gene encoding acyl-protein thioesterase 2, with the translated sequence MSFTGPSVGPGGRTARRALEFGRTYVVRPKGRHQATIVWLHGLGDNGSSWSQLLETLPLPNIKWICPTAPTQPISIFGGFPSTAWFNVGELSEDAPDDIEGLDAVAAHVANLLAAEPADIKLGVGGFSMGAATSLYSATCFAHGKYGNGNTYPANLSAVVGLSGWLPCSKTLKSKIEGNNEAAGRAESLPILLCHGKGDDVVPYKFGEKSSRALTSKGFKDMTFKSYNGLGHYTIPEEMEEVCAWLTSKLGLNGRST
- the LOC107938812 gene encoding deSI-like protein At4g17486 produces the protein MGKGKVSNSSHNESNDNETKLVLNIYDLTAMNNYSYWIGFGIFHSGIEVHGKEYGFGAHDFSISGVFEVEPKCCPGFSYRCSISLGIINMSSSDFRAFIENLASDYHGNTYHLISKNCNHFSDDIVYKLTGKHIPRWVNRLARLGSLFSCLLPESLQATRVKKVPEYHQIEGTETLSTATPSVIAETEQENPLLSPKDRSIDINFVKAAPSDSKTEMP